GTTCGTCGTCGCCACCGACCGGGACGGCACCCCGACGGTCGACGACGCCGAGGCCGTCGAGGACGACCGCTCGCTGGAGGAGCGCGGGAAGTTCGCCGCACAGCAGACGAGCAGGTACGTCTCCGACCGCGACGCCGCCTACGGCTTCTCGCTCACCGCCGCGTTCGACGGCTCCGTCGCGCACCGAGAACGCTTCTCCGACGACGTCGCCGCGGCGTTCGGGGACATCGCGACGTGGTACGCCGGACAGGTCGACACCGACGCGTCCGACGCCGAGGTGTTGGGAATCCTCCTCCTCGCCTCGAACACGGACGTGACGTTCCCGACCAAGGTGTTGGCGCCCGTGCTCCGGGAACACGGACTGACGCCCGACGACTCCATCGCGGACCTCATCGAAGCGCTGGCCGGCGAGGGACTCCGAATCCCGCCCTCCGAGCGGGACTGATAGTGTGAGGCGGTTCGTCGTCCGTTCCCCTCAGCGACCTGTCGTATCATCGCTGATAATGGGGGGGAAGGGTTTATAGCCGGATTCCCGGAAGGAGGGTGCATGGCAAGCACCGTACTGGTCGTGGACGACTCAGCGTTTATGCGAAACCTGCTGAAGCAACTGCTCGACGGCGAACACGAAGTCGTCGGCGAGGCGGAGAACGGCGTCGAAGCGGTCGAGAAGTACCGCGAACTCTCGCCGGACGTGGTCACGATGGACGTCGTGATGCCCATCCGGAACGGCATCGAGGCGACGACGGAGATCAAATCGCTGGACGCGAACGCGTCGGTCATCATGTGCACGTCCGTCGGACAGGAAGAGAAGATGCGCGAGGCCGTCGAGGCCGGCGCGGACGGCTACATCACGAAACCCTTCCAGAAGCCCAACGTCCTCCAAGCGATAGACGACGTGGTGAGCGTCGAGGCATGAACCTCGACGTCCAGTCGCTGCGCACGTTCAGCCGCCTCGCCCACTCGGGAGCGGAGCGAGCGGCCGGGTCGCTCTCGCAGCTCACCGGCGTCGAGACGTTCGTTAAGGTGACGAAGATAGAGGTGAGCACCCGCTCGGACGTCGAGCGCGAGTTCCGCGAACAGGACCTCGTGACGGTCCACATCGGGTTCAACGGCGGCATCGACGGGCGGACCATCCTCGCGTTCGACCGGGCGGAGGCGGTCCAACTCGTCGACGCC
This Halogeometricum sp. S3BR5-2 DNA region includes the following protein-coding sequences:
- a CDS encoding DUF7500 family protein; this translates as MASDDPPDEEPSRRDGEGVVGPGELDYTASDSVADLGGGRFVVATDRDGTPTVDDAEAVEDDRSLEERGKFAAQQTSRYVSDRDAAYGFSLTAAFDGSVAHRERFSDDVAAAFGDIATWYAGQVDTDASDAEVLGILLLASNTDVTFPTKVLAPVLREHGLTPDDSIADLIEALAGEGLRIPPSERD
- the cheY gene encoding chemotaxis protein CheY, producing the protein MASTVLVVDDSAFMRNLLKQLLDGEHEVVGEAENGVEAVEKYRELSPDVVTMDVVMPIRNGIEATTEIKSLDANASVIMCTSVGQEEKMREAVEAGADGYITKPFQKPNVLQAIDDVVSVEA